A section of the Leptospira terpstrae serovar Hualin str. LT 11-33 = ATCC 700639 genome encodes:
- a CDS encoding GNAT family N-acetyltransferase, with protein MEFESPYTLERIKNPSEDLQTDLWNLLQEYSISKLGDPNLEKKEFFAILIKEGETLIAASLCYMFFKGLNLQLLWVAEEKRGLDLGTKLLKQIEKEALELGATLVFGYSFGFQAPKFYTKLGYEEVGKIPNYPEGQNCYFLCKKLTSELT; from the coding sequence ATGGAATTTGAATCTCCTTATACATTGGAACGGATCAAAAATCCATCCGAAGATTTACAAACAGATCTTTGGAATCTTCTCCAAGAATATAGCATTTCAAAGTTAGGTGACCCAAACCTAGAAAAAAAAGAATTTTTTGCCATCCTCATTAAAGAGGGAGAAACACTTATCGCTGCTTCTCTCTGTTATATGTTTTTTAAGGGTTTAAACCTACAATTACTTTGGGTAGCCGAAGAAAAGCGGGGGCTGGATTTAGGAACCAAGTTACTGAAACAAATTGAAAAAGAAGCTTTGGAACTCGGAGCTACCCTTGTTTTTGGATATTCCTTTGGTTTCCAAGCCCCAAAATTCTATACAAAACTTGGCTACGAAGAAGTAGGTAAAATTCCCAATTATCCTGAAGGCCAAAATTGTTACTTTCTTTGTAAGAAGTTAACTTCTGAACTCACTTGA
- the fliN gene encoding flagellar motor switch protein FliN: MGEGSLSQEDIDALLGGFSGGGNAPAGGGSGGGGGGLDDLDALVGGGGGDDNGPSFADIAAALGPSATPSPARSGSKSQASSGNNTANLNLLLDVTLQLTIELGRTTMFIKDVLQLTEGTVVELDKNIGEELDILANGKLVGRGKLIILDDYYGVQITQIVDPMERLGGPAFL; the protein is encoded by the coding sequence ATGGGTGAAGGTTCACTATCACAAGAAGATATAGACGCACTACTCGGCGGATTTAGCGGAGGAGGGAATGCTCCTGCAGGCGGCGGTTCTGGGGGTGGCGGAGGCGGTCTTGATGATTTGGATGCCCTCGTCGGCGGTGGCGGTGGTGACGATAATGGTCCATCTTTTGCCGATATCGCAGCGGCTCTCGGTCCAAGTGCGACTCCTTCTCCTGCTAGGTCTGGTTCCAAGTCCCAAGCAAGTTCCGGAAATAATACAGCCAACCTCAACTTACTGTTAGATGTCACCCTTCAATTGACAATCGAACTTGGTCGGACTACGATGTTTATCAAAGATGTCCTCCAACTAACGGAAGGTACTGTAGTAGAATTAGATAAGAATATTGGGGAAGAACTCGATATTTTGGCGAATGGAAAACTTGTCGGTCGCGGAAAACTCATTATCTTAGATGATTATTACGGAGTACAAATCACTCAAATTGTCGACCCCATGGAGAGACTCGGTGGCCCAGCCTTCTTATAG
- a CDS encoding peptidylprolyl isomerase has protein sequence MKMNVLNKVSFFALLFLVGTQTIFCSDQRFKKITYEPVSYSPSKVIVKRADLTSVKLPEKPAIYAVFTTTAGDLVLELYDTAAPKTVQNFIDLAQGEKEFKTDKGSERRPFYDGLKFHRVIENFMAQGGCPRGDGTGGPGYQTEDEINGKALGLDKVKIKDAPQYQAQLQRAVLAEFKIQSRAEFEEKRTEVEKAYQEAMELPVLEVLHRVGYRYNEALPSKKALRGSLAMANAGPNTNGSQFFINQVDTPHLDGLHTVFGFLVSGYDVLDRIIEKGNLQTTIRKVVVIDKRQ, from the coding sequence ATGAAAATGAATGTATTAAACAAAGTTTCTTTTTTCGCATTACTCTTTTTAGTCGGAACGCAAACCATTTTCTGCAGTGACCAAAGATTTAAAAAAATCACTTACGAACCGGTATCTTATTCTCCTTCTAAAGTGATAGTCAAACGTGCTGACCTTACTTCAGTCAAACTTCCCGAAAAACCAGCCATTTATGCAGTGTTTACCACAACCGCTGGTGATTTGGTTTTAGAACTATATGATACCGCAGCACCAAAAACTGTGCAGAATTTTATTGATTTGGCTCAAGGCGAAAAGGAATTCAAAACAGATAAAGGCTCTGAAAGACGACCGTTCTATGATGGTTTGAAGTTCCATCGTGTCATAGAAAACTTCATGGCGCAAGGCGGTTGTCCAAGGGGTGACGGAACTGGTGGTCCAGGATACCAAACAGAAGATGAAATCAATGGAAAGGCACTTGGGCTTGACAAAGTCAAAATCAAAGATGCTCCGCAGTACCAAGCCCAACTGCAACGAGCCGTGTTAGCTGAATTTAAAATCCAATCTCGGGCAGAGTTCGAAGAAAAAAGAACGGAAGTGGAAAAAGCCTACCAAGAAGCAATGGAATTGCCGGTATTAGAAGTTTTACACCGAGTGGGTTATCGTTATAATGAAGCACTTCCCAGTAAAAAAGCACTTCGCGGGTCTTTGGCTATGGCCAATGCGGGACCCAATACCAATGGATCTCAGTTTTTTATCAATCAAGTGGATACTCCTCATCTAGATGGGCTCCACACAGTATTTGGATTTCTGGTTTCTGGGTATGATGTACTTGACCGAATCATAGAAAAGGGGAATCTTCAGACGACAATCCGAAAGGTAGTTGTCATAGACAAACGACAATGA
- a CDS encoding SPFH domain-containing protein — protein sequence MEFVYLAFWAIVAIYLIYKIFRCIRIIPAQDVLIVERLGKYSRSLRAGFHILIPFVDRDAYYHTLKEQSIDVQPQICITHDNVQVKVDGVIYLKIIDPVRASYGIEDFQFAAIQLAQTTMRSVIGTMELDKTIGEKDLINSTIVAAIDQASEPWGIKVNRYEILNIVPPKSVLDAMEKEKKAQIAKRSQVLLSEGERDSRINRSLGFKEEAVNKSEGEKQRRINSAEGKATEIEALAVATAKGIEAIAGAISDQGGASAIKLQITKAFIQNFLHVAKENTEILVPADVMNLPNLIANLTEPRKPKA from the coding sequence ATGGAATTTGTATACTTAGCATTTTGGGCGATTGTTGCCATCTATTTAATCTATAAAATCTTTCGCTGCATTCGCATCATCCCTGCACAAGATGTACTCATTGTAGAGCGACTTGGGAAATACTCTCGCAGTTTACGAGCTGGATTTCATATCCTCATTCCATTCGTTGATCGTGATGCATATTACCACACGCTCAAAGAACAATCGATAGACGTACAACCTCAAATTTGTATCACGCATGACAACGTACAGGTGAAGGTTGATGGAGTGATTTATTTAAAGATCATTGATCCAGTGCGTGCTTCTTACGGAATTGAAGACTTCCAGTTTGCAGCGATCCAACTGGCGCAAACCACAATGCGCTCCGTAATTGGAACGATGGAACTCGACAAAACCATCGGGGAAAAAGATTTAATCAATTCCACTATTGTAGCCGCCATTGACCAAGCCTCAGAACCTTGGGGAATCAAAGTGAATCGTTACGAGATTCTAAATATTGTTCCGCCCAAGTCAGTACTTGATGCGATGGAAAAAGAGAAAAAAGCACAAATCGCCAAACGTTCCCAGGTGCTTCTTTCGGAAGGAGAAAGAGATTCGAGAATCAACCGTTCTCTTGGTTTCAAAGAAGAAGCAGTGAACAAATCCGAAGGGGAAAAACAAAGAAGGATCAACTCAGCAGAAGGAAAGGCAACAGAAATTGAAGCACTTGCGGTTGCCACAGCCAAAGGGATTGAAGCAATTGCTGGAGCTATTTCTGACCAAGGAGGAGCCTCAGCGATCAAACTACAAATCACAAAGGCTTTTATCCAAAACTTCCTTCACGTAGCCAAAGAAAATACGGAGATTCTCGTTCCTGCCGATGTAATGAATTTACCAAATCTCATTGCCAACCTAACAGAACCAAGAAAACCGAAAGCATAA
- the argH gene encoding argininosuccinate lyase has translation MKEKKLWGGRFDAPPSSLMIRIGESISFDKELYSHDIEGSISHSRMLKRIGILSESEQRKIETGLGQIKKEIDSGKFEFKMENEDIHMSVESRLTELLGDLGKKLHTGRSRNDQVSQDVRLYIKSEVEAVLVLLLDLLSAWIGKAEAHTKTIIPGYTHLQIAQPIRASHYFLSHFWANVRDFEDFLDSYDRADELVLGSGALAGVNYATDREFLKKDLSLSRISENSIDAVSQRDHIFKFLFAASQFMIHVSRFCEEIILYTSQEFSYFKLPDHLTTGSSIMPQKKNPDVAELIRGKSGRVIGSLTHLLVMVKGTPLSYNRDFQEDKLPLFDTVKQIKLSIEGVRDMVIGIQIFPENALRSLRLGFSTATDLADWLVSAKGIPFRSAHEIVGELVKHCSTKGYDLFNIPSGERGQIHAVLTDPGYEAAISLETSCDKKDVMGGTSFARQKEQIKRAKAKVNELTKKLKKLESKGKK, from the coding sequence ATGAAAGAAAAAAAATTATGGGGTGGTCGTTTTGATGCACCTCCCTCTTCTTTAATGATTCGAATTGGGGAATCGATAAGTTTTGATAAAGAACTTTATTCCCACGACATAGAAGGCTCCATCTCCCATTCCCGAATGCTCAAACGCATTGGAATTCTTTCTGAATCGGAACAAAGGAAAATTGAAACAGGTCTCGGCCAAATCAAGAAGGAAATCGATTCTGGAAAGTTTGAATTTAAAATGGAAAACGAAGACATCCATATGTCTGTGGAATCACGCTTAACGGAGTTATTAGGAGATTTAGGAAAAAAACTCCATACAGGCCGAAGTCGCAATGACCAAGTTTCGCAAGACGTACGTTTGTATATCAAATCAGAAGTGGAAGCAGTGTTGGTTTTACTTCTGGATTTACTTTCTGCATGGATTGGCAAAGCAGAAGCTCATACCAAAACTATCATTCCTGGATACACTCACTTGCAGATTGCCCAACCCATCCGAGCTTCCCATTATTTTTTATCCCATTTTTGGGCGAACGTCCGTGACTTTGAGGATTTTCTCGATTCTTATGATAGAGCCGATGAGTTAGTGTTAGGTTCTGGTGCTCTTGCAGGTGTCAACTATGCAACCGATAGAGAGTTTTTAAAAAAGGATTTGTCTTTATCTCGAATTTCCGAAAACTCCATTGATGCAGTGAGCCAAAGGGATCATATATTCAAATTTCTATTTGCTGCGTCTCAGTTTATGATCCATGTATCTCGGTTTTGTGAAGAAATCATTCTCTATACCTCACAAGAATTTAGTTATTTCAAACTTCCTGATCACCTAACGACTGGTTCTTCCATTATGCCTCAAAAGAAAAATCCTGATGTAGCCGAACTCATTCGTGGAAAATCAGGTCGAGTGATTGGAAGTTTGACACATTTACTTGTGATGGTAAAAGGAACTCCACTTTCCTATAATAGGGATTTCCAAGAAGACAAACTTCCGTTATTTGATACAGTCAAACAAATCAAATTAAGTATCGAAGGCGTTCGGGATATGGTGATTGGTATCCAAATATTTCCTGAAAATGCACTCCGAAGTTTGCGATTAGGATTTTCCACTGCCACTGACCTTGCGGATTGGCTTGTGAGCGCTAAAGGAATTCCATTCCGTTCTGCCCATGAAATAGTAGGGGAACTTGTAAAACATTGTTCGACCAAAGGTTATGATCTTTTCAATATCCCCAGTGGAGAAAGGGGGCAAATCCATGCTGTTCTTACCGATCCAGGCTATGAAGCTGCTATCTCATTGGAAACATCTTGTGATAAAAAAGATGTGATGGGAGGAACTTCGTTTGCTCGTCAAAAAGAACAAATCAAAAGAGCCAAAGCAAAAGTAAACGAATTGACCAAAAAACTAAAGAAATTAGAATCCAAAGGTAAAAAATAA
- a CDS encoding RNHCP domain-containing protein, which translates to MSREFDLSKFQKISKKKRFDDEDEVGPVSSSKTKSYRFRPDTGEFRCVECKQMVFPPGYGTGQRNHCPNCLTSLHIDSAPGDRSSECGSKMEAISIWVRKGEWVILHRCKGCGVIHANRIGPDDNEALLLSLAAQAMAKPSFRLFEENPAEVPPD; encoded by the coding sequence ATGTCACGTGAATTCGATTTATCTAAATTTCAAAAGATCTCTAAGAAAAAACGTTTCGATGATGAAGACGAGGTAGGTCCCGTCTCTAGTTCCAAAACGAAATCCTACCGGTTTCGACCAGATACGGGGGAATTCCGCTGTGTGGAATGTAAACAAATGGTTTTCCCGCCTGGGTATGGAACAGGACAAAGGAATCATTGCCCGAACTGCCTAACGAGTTTGCATATTGACTCCGCTCCTGGGGACCGGTCCTCCGAATGCGGAAGTAAAATGGAAGCGATTTCTATTTGGGTTCGAAAAGGGGAATGGGTGATTTTGCATCGTTGTAAAGGATGTGGAGTGATCCATGCCAATCGAATTGGTCCCGATGACAATGAAGCCTTGTTATTGTCTCTCGCTGCACAGGCGATGGCAAAACCTAGTTTTCGATTGTTTGAAGAAAATCCGGCGGAAGTTCCGCCGGATTAA
- a CDS encoding SPFH domain-containing protein has protein sequence MGATVIVVFLAIVYIIKKTIIIVPEQSVYVKERLGVLNGVLKSGFYFMIPFVDQIRYRQNLKEQTIDIDPQVCITKDNVSVEVDGVLYLKVVDGEKASYGIDNFMLATTQLAQTTLRSEIGKLIFDNLLSERDEINGRVVSNIDRATDPWGIKVTRYEIRNITPPKQILLEMENQMKSERERRAEITISQGEKESRVNHSIGERQESINISEGEKIRLVNEAEGRALEITVISNATAKGLQLISEAISKKGGKEAVSLQITQEYMDALGQIFKISKTTVVPEGLANIGGVFEGLSKITTKIPQVGE, from the coding sequence ATGGGCGCAACCGTCATTGTTGTATTTTTGGCCATTGTCTATATCATTAAAAAGACAATCATCATTGTTCCAGAACAAAGTGTTTATGTTAAAGAAAGATTAGGTGTTTTGAATGGGGTATTAAAATCGGGATTCTATTTTATGATCCCATTTGTGGACCAAATTCGTTACCGCCAAAACTTAAAAGAACAGACTATTGATATCGATCCACAAGTTTGTATCACAAAAGATAACGTATCTGTTGAAGTGGATGGAGTTTTGTATTTAAAAGTGGTGGATGGTGAAAAGGCATCTTACGGGATCGATAACTTTATGTTAGCAACAACCCAACTCGCACAAACCACTCTCCGTTCCGAAATTGGAAAATTAATTTTTGATAATTTACTTTCAGAAAGAGATGAAATCAACGGTCGCGTGGTATCCAATATTGACCGTGCCACAGATCCTTGGGGAATCAAAGTCACCAGATACGAAATTCGAAACATCACACCTCCTAAACAAATTTTACTGGAGATGGAAAACCAGATGAAATCCGAAAGAGAAAGACGAGCAGAGATTACCATCTCCCAAGGAGAAAAAGAATCTCGGGTCAATCACTCGATCGGAGAAAGACAAGAATCAATCAACATATCCGAAGGGGAAAAAATCCGATTGGTGAACGAAGCAGAAGGAAGGGCACTCGAAATTACAGTGATTTCCAATGCCACTGCAAAAGGTTTACAATTAATTTCAGAAGCAATTAGTAAAAAAGGCGGAAAGGAAGCGGTGAGTTTACAAATCACACAAGAGTATATGGATGCACTGGGCCAAATTTTTAAAATCTCGAAAACGACTGTGGTGCCAGAAGGTTTAGCCAATATCGGTGGAGTTTTTGAAGGCCTTTCCAAAATCACAACAAAAATCCCACAGGTAGGAGAATAG
- a CDS encoding NfeD family protein, translating into MDFIFTNSPYVWIFLGITLLFSEFLLPGTFVMFLGIGALFTGILARLVPMEFYSQVVVWVVSSLVSILVGGTAVRRFFKSESSVDPFIQDDFLNQIVPVETDILVQRHGGKIRFQGTLWDAISNDSKIPKGNFVRILSRENLTFTVERVD; encoded by the coding sequence TTGGATTTTATTTTTACAAACTCACCCTATGTCTGGATTTTCCTAGGAATCACATTACTATTTTCTGAATTCCTTCTGCCAGGAACCTTTGTGATGTTTTTGGGGATTGGGGCCCTATTTACAGGAATTTTGGCTCGTTTAGTTCCGATGGAGTTTTATTCCCAAGTGGTGGTTTGGGTGGTATCTAGCCTTGTTTCCATTCTAGTCGGTGGCACTGCCGTAAGACGTTTTTTTAAATCAGAGTCGTCGGTGGATCCTTTCATCCAAGATGATTTTTTGAATCAAATTGTTCCCGTTGAAACAGATATCTTAGTGCAAAGGCATGGGGGAAAGATCCGGTTCCAAGGTACTCTTTGGGATGCTATCTCTAATGATTCCAAAATCCCTAAAGGAAACTTTGTTCGTATCCTATCTCGGGAAAATCTTACCTTTACTGTGGAACGTGTAGACTAA
- a CDS encoding heme-binding domain-containing protein: protein MKRIFLILIGVFLILQFFPIARTNPSVTSEIQVSPEIKEVLKRSCYDCHSNETIWPAYSYIFPASLLIAHHVEEGREELNFSEFGLLSERKQNKKIYEVWEQVDEGEMPPKDYLLMHPSSKLSEKDKEILKVWSDQYNKESE from the coding sequence GTGAAACGAATTTTCCTGATCTTAATAGGAGTTTTTCTCATACTCCAATTCTTTCCCATAGCTAGAACCAATCCATCCGTCACTTCAGAAATCCAAGTGAGCCCAGAAATCAAAGAAGTTCTCAAACGGAGCTGTTACGACTGCCATTCGAATGAAACTATTTGGCCAGCGTATTCTTATATTTTCCCAGCATCGCTTTTGATTGCGCATCATGTAGAAGAAGGACGAGAGGAATTGAATTTCTCTGAATTTGGGCTTCTCTCTGAAAGAAAACAAAACAAAAAAATATACGAAGTTTGGGAACAAGTCGACGAAGGAGAAATGCCTCCAAAAGATTATCTTTTAATGCATCCTAGCTCTAAGTTATCGGAGAAGGACAAAGAGATTTTGAAAGTTTGGTCGGATCAGTATAACAAGGAATCAGAATGA